In the genome of Carnobacterium pleistocenium FTR1, one region contains:
- a CDS encoding glutathione peroxidase, protein MSVYEYTVNEISGEEVSLSKYKGNVLVIVNTATECGLAPQLKDLEELYQTYKDQGLVILGFPSNQFMNQEPREGEEIANFCQKNFGVSFQLHEKIMVNGKNADPLYQYLTSETNNKKIKWNFTKFLIGRDGEIIKRFGSTTQPQKMEADIAEAVANG, encoded by the coding sequence ATGTCTGTTTACGAGTACACGGTTAATGAAATTAGTGGTGAAGAAGTTTCCTTATCAAAATACAAAGGGAATGTTTTGGTTATTGTAAATACAGCAACAGAATGTGGCCTAGCTCCTCAATTGAAAGATTTAGAAGAATTGTATCAAACATATAAAGATCAAGGACTTGTCATATTAGGTTTTCCTTCTAATCAGTTTATGAATCAAGAACCTCGTGAAGGGGAAGAAATTGCTAATTTTTGTCAAAAGAATTTTGGTGTTTCCTTTCAACTTCATGAAAAGATAATGGTAAATGGAAAAAATGCTGATCCTCTTTATCAGTACCTAACATCAGAAACAAACAATAAGAAAATAAAATGGAATTTCACGAAATTCTTAATTGGTCGAGATGGAGAAATCATTAAACGATTTGGCTCAACAACTCAACCCCAAAAAATGGAAGCAGATATAGCTGAAGCAGTAGCGAACGGCTAG